In Phyllopteryx taeniolatus isolate TA_2022b chromosome 1, UOR_Ptae_1.2, whole genome shotgun sequence, the following proteins share a genomic window:
- the nppa gene encoding natriuretic peptides A isoform X1, producing the protein MRVAVLWGLLPLLCQYTLVSSHILGRTSSPDDLAQLRSLLERFEETLAEAAQEDASEMDYATLNQEPEHSQSNRGGNTKQDRDQEAMAVERSQAAAEGQSRALSQRNRLLDLLVTARKRASGCFGARMDRIGNASGLGCNTGRG; encoded by the exons ATGAGGGTTGCGGTCCTGTGGGGCCTGCTGCCCCTGCTGTGTCAATACACACTGGTAAGCAGCCACATTTTGGGAAGGACGTCTTCTCCCGATGACTTGGCCCAGCTCAGG TCTCTGCTTGAGCGCTTTGAGGAGACTCTGGCAGAAGCAGCCCAGGAGGATGCCTCTGAAATGGACTATGCAACATTGAACCAAGAACCAGAACACAGCCAGTCCAACCGAGGAGGGAACACGAAGCAGGACCGGGACCAAGAAGCTATGGCAGTAGAACGATCCCAAGCAGCGGCTGAAGGCCAGAGCCGGGCCTTGAGTCAGAGGAACCGCCTACTGGACCTGCTGGTGACGGCCAGAAAGCGGGCATCAGGCTGCTTTGGTGCCAGGATGGACCGGATAGGGAACGCGAGCGGTCTGGGGTGCAACACTGGAAGAG